From one Lolium rigidum isolate FL_2022 chromosome 4, APGP_CSIRO_Lrig_0.1, whole genome shotgun sequence genomic stretch:
- the LOC124646990 gene encoding uncharacterized protein LOC124646990: MDQGVDSILSRLSRSSGYYQRKTAYDVSLKEDSWPQEALDLVSGSTSKIVEKLEPLVHNFRFYCVLETKVQGRFQGSPVVIKYRVPKKAALQQAYSTPVLPFDILAERPPQRKLELAKIIVGKYRPLASVVSFVGAFIYLVASPSKYGAAKGSKKGR; this comes from the exons ATGGATCAGGGGGTCGATTCTATCTTATCTAGACTGAGTCGCAGCTCAGGTTATTATCAGAGAAA GACTGCCTACGACGTTAGCCTGAAGGAAGACTCTTGGCCGCAGGAAGCACTCGACCTTGTCTCTGGAAGCACATCGAAGATAGTGGAAAAGCTTGAGCCGTTAGTACACAACTTT CGGTTCTACTGCGTCTTGGAGACCAAGGTGCAGGGCAGGTTTCAGGGTTCTCCTGTGGTTATCAAATATCGTGTTCCCAAAAAGGCTGCACTTCAG CAAGCCTATTCGACGCCTGTCCTTCCATTTGATATCCTCGCTGAGAGGCCTCCACAGCGGAAGCTCGAATTG GCTAAG ATAATTGTTGGGAAATATAGGCCGCTGGCTTCTGTCGTTTCCTTTGTTGGCGCGTTCATCTACCTGGTCGCGAGCCCATCGAAATATGGCGCTGCGAAAGGAAGCAAGAAGGGACGCTGA